In the Telopea speciosissima isolate NSW1024214 ecotype Mountain lineage chromosome 2, Tspe_v1, whole genome shotgun sequence genome, one interval contains:
- the LOC122650408 gene encoding uncharacterized protein LOC122650408 produces the protein MFLSIDSRGYKGYIYGTTIKPSEAGTLQDKWSSSNSLVMAFLLSAMTPSIARGYTLLDSAGELTLSEYYCELRSLWQGLDYYDNFQLDCPSDITKFQLREDKFRVYTFLIGLNVEYDQLRSQVLSRSPFPTLEQAYSMIQLEDTRRSTMLPTTQPERSALISSRGSSSSTSTRSSSKKEPLKCTHCGKERHTVDFCWKLHGRPSDSSDGRSGGRGRGRGRGRGGTQAHLSKL, from the exons ATGTTTCTTTCCATTGATTCAAGGGGCtataagggatatatatatggtaccACTATCAAACCAAGTGAAGCTGGTACATTACAAGACAAGTGGAGTTCTAGCAACTCTCTTGTTATGGCTTTTCTTCTCAGTGCAATGACTCCATCCATTGCCCGTGGCTATACACTACTTGATTCAGcg ggtgaACTTACTTTATCTGAATACTACTGTGAACTCCGTAGCCTGTGGCAAGGGCTTGACTATTATGATAACTTTCAGCTTGATTGTCCTTCTGATATTACCAAATTTCAGCTTAGGGAGGATAAATTCAGAGTATACACTTTCTTGATTggccttaatgtggaatatgatcagcttCGGTCTCAAGTTCTGAGTCGTtcaccttttcccactttggagcaaGCCTACTCTATGATACAATTGGAAGATACTCGTCGGTCCACCATGTTACCAACTACACAGCCAGAGAGATctgctttaatttcttctagAGGTAGCTCTTCTAGTACTAGTACACGTTCCTCGTCTAAGAAGGAACCTCTTAAATGTACTCATTGTGGAAAGGAACGACATACTGTGGATTTTTGCTGGAAGTTACATGGTCGGCCATCTGACTCTTCTGATGGTCgtagtggtggtcgtggtcgaggccgtggccgtggtcgtggtggcacaCAGGCCCATCTTTCGAAGCTCTGA
- the LOC122651501 gene encoding general transcription factor IIE subunit 2-like, which translates to MALQESLAKFKQQQEKCQSTLTSIPRAGASKATHKATPASTSSPVPARAPATPVKFSNDTERLQHINSIRKAPVGAQIKRVLDVLLETRLAHTPEQINEACYVDVNANKAVFDSLRNNPKVHYDGRCFSYKSKHDLKDKNQLLVLIRKFPEGIAIIDLKDAYPTVMEDLQALKAAGQVWLLSNFDSQEDIAYPNDPRVPIKVDDDLKQLFRGIELPRDMVDIEKDLQKNGMKPATNTAKRRAMAQAHGAASKPKPKKKQREISKRTKLTNAHLPELFQNLNVPDT; encoded by the exons ATGGCATTGCAAGAAAGTCTAGCTAAGTTCAAGCAGCAGCAGGAGAAGTGCCAATCTACCCTCACCAGCATCCCCCGAGCAGGAGCTTCAAAGGCAACTCATAAAGCTACACCTGCAAGCACTTCATCACCAGTTCCTGCCAGAGCTCCTGCCACTCCAGTCAAATTCTCAAATGACACAGAGAGGCTTCAACATATCAACAGCATACGGAAGGCTCCTGTTGGTGCTCAGATTAAGCGTGTTCTAGATGTACTTCTGGAG ACACGGTTAGCGCATACACCTGAGCAGATCAATGAAGCATGTTATGTGGATGTAAATGCCAACAAAGCTGTCTTTGACAGTTTAAGGAATAACCCTAAAGTGCATTATGATGGGAGGTGCTTCTCTTACAAG TCAAAGCATGATTTGAAGGATAAGAACCAACTGCTTGTATTGATACGTAAGTTTCCCGAGGGAATTGCTATTATTGATCTCAAGGATGCATATCCAACTGTGATGGAGGACTTGCAG GCTCTGAAGGCTGCAGGCCAGGTTTGGCTGCTGTCGAATTTTGATTCACAGGAGGACATAGCATACCCAAATGACCCCAGGGTACCTATTAAGGTGGATGATGATTTGAAGCAGCTCTTCCGGGGAATCGAGCTGCCACGTGATATGGTTGACATTGAGAAAGATCTTCAGAAGAATGGGATGAAGCCTGCAACAAACACTGCCAAGAGGAGGGCTATGGCCCAGGCGCATGGAGCTGCCTCCAAGCCCAAGCCAAAGAAGAAGCAGCGTGAGATCAGCAAGAGAACTAAGTTGACGAATGCTCACCTTCCAGAGCTATTCCAGAACTTGAACGTCCCTGACACCTGA